A genomic stretch from Komagataeibacter xylinus includes:
- the hpnC gene encoding squalene synthase HpnC, which translates to MKTDEQDVWGSADVSSGKDAGDENFPVGSLLISRRLRPHVHAYYDFARVIDDIVDTDQLDAPAKIARLDAMEEVVLGTRLAPPRPDAQTAVRVGQTLRETGVPASTATDLIVAFRQDAVKNRYDSWEELEEYCRYSANPVGRFLLELHGEDPGTFGPSDALCTALQVLNHLQDCADDLRNLDRCYLPRPWLEQAEATIDDLRGRHASPGLRRVFNQLLDRVDELNRRASLLPGLIRDRRMRMEAAVIVGLSKRLAVRLRGEDPVAGRVKLSRGDVLAALAGAVRTLV; encoded by the coding sequence GTGAAAACGGATGAGCAGGACGTATGGGGCAGCGCGGATGTCTCGTCGGGCAAGGATGCCGGGGATGAAAACTTTCCCGTAGGCTCGCTGCTGATCAGCCGCAGGCTGCGCCCGCATGTGCATGCCTATTACGATTTTGCCCGCGTGATCGACGATATCGTCGATACCGACCAGCTTGATGCGCCCGCCAAGATCGCACGCCTCGACGCGATGGAGGAGGTGGTGCTCGGCACGCGCCTTGCCCCCCCGCGGCCTGATGCCCAGACGGCGGTGCGTGTGGGCCAGACATTGCGTGAGACAGGCGTGCCTGCCTCCACGGCGACCGACCTGATCGTGGCATTCCGGCAGGATGCAGTGAAGAACCGCTACGATTCGTGGGAGGAACTGGAGGAATACTGCCGTTATTCCGCCAACCCCGTGGGCCGCTTCCTGCTCGAACTACATGGCGAGGACCCGGGCACGTTTGGCCCGTCGGATGCGCTGTGCACGGCGCTGCAGGTGCTCAACCACCTGCAGGACTGTGCCGATGACCTGCGCAATCTTGACCGCTGCTACCTGCCACGCCCCTGGCTGGAACAGGCGGAGGCCACGATCGATGACCTGCGTGGCCGCCATGCCAGCCCCGGCCTGCGCCGGGTGTTCAACCAGTTGCTTGACCGGGTGGATGAACTCAACCGCCGCGCCTCGCTGCTGCCCGGCCTGATCCGTGACCGGCGCATGCGCATGGAGGCGGCCGTGATCGTGGGGCTGTCAAAGCGGCTGGCTGTGCGGCTGCGCGGGGAAGATCCGGTGGCAGGCCGGGTCAAGCTGTCACGCGGGGATGTGCTCGCAGCCCTTGCGGGGGCGGTGCGAACGCTGGTCTGA
- the hpnD gene encoding presqualene diphosphate synthase HpnD, with amino-acid sequence MGFLRARHDEAPVLGCDAADLAEVEQIVVRSGTSFGKGMRILPPDRRYGMYAVYAFCRLVDDVADDEGEAEDKSRRLEEWRARIARLYAGEARDGIDRVLMATIRHFDLRQDDFNAVIDGMEMDARGPIVAPDEATFDLYCDRVASAVGRLSVRVFGDSSPAADQVAYHLGRALQITNILRDVAEDARLGRLYLPRDLLERFNITPKPSAVVHASRLEQVGRILAARAHDHFRAAAAAMAQCDRKAMRPARLMGATYAAILSAQERQGWGTPEKRVSLSRPRKVLIALRALAG; translated from the coding sequence ATGGGTTTTTTGCGCGCGCGGCATGATGAGGCGCCGGTACTGGGCTGCGATGCTGCCGACCTCGCCGAGGTCGAGCAGATCGTGGTGCGGTCGGGCACGTCCTTTGGCAAGGGCATGCGTATCCTGCCGCCCGACCGCCGATATGGCATGTATGCCGTCTATGCCTTCTGCCGCCTTGTCGATGACGTGGCCGATGACGAGGGTGAGGCGGAGGACAAGAGCCGCAGGCTCGAGGAATGGCGCGCCCGTATTGCCCGGCTTTATGCCGGTGAGGCGCGTGACGGCATCGACCGCGTGCTCATGGCCACCATCCGCCACTTTGATCTGCGCCAGGATGACTTTAATGCCGTGATCGACGGCATGGAGATGGATGCGCGCGGCCCCATCGTGGCCCCCGATGAAGCGACGTTCGACCTGTATTGCGACCGCGTGGCCTCCGCCGTGGGGCGGCTTTCGGTGCGGGTGTTTGGCGATTCCTCACCTGCGGCCGACCAGGTGGCCTACCATCTTGGTCGCGCGTTGCAGATCACCAACATCCTGCGCGACGTGGCTGAAGATGCCCGCCTTGGCCGCCTCTACCTGCCGCGCGACCTGCTCGAGCGCTTCAACATCACTCCAAAGCCCTCCGCCGTGGTGCATGCCTCCCGGCTTGAGCAGGTGGGGCGCATTCTGGCAGCACGCGCGCATGACCATTTCCGGGCGGCAGCAGCGGCCATGGCGCAGTGCGACCGTAAGGCCATGCGGCCCGCGCGGCTGATGGGGGCGACCTATGCCGCCATTCTCAGCGCGCAGGAGCGGCAGGGCTGGGGCACGCCAGAAAAGCGCGTGTCGCTCTCACGCCCGCGCAAGGTGCTGATCGCGCTGCGCGCGCTGGCGGGCTGA